The sequence below is a genomic window from Cygnus atratus isolate AKBS03 ecotype Queensland, Australia chromosome 4, CAtr_DNAZoo_HiC_assembly, whole genome shotgun sequence.
AGAGAAAGGATGTCTTTTGAGAGGAATACAGCTATTGTCCCCTCTCTTCCCCTTATTCGTATGCAGCTAAACATGTTataattcttctgtttcagaaaacttCTCAGGTAACAGGCTCTTAAAGCATCCTACAGTATTACTGTGACAGCCATGTTGTGCCAAATAGGTGGGCTGTCATTTAAATGCTGTGAGCAGTTACTGGGGTGAGGGATCTCACTGGCAGGCACCACTGTGCTGCTTTTACAtggcaagggcttggtagcagggaggatgcaggggtggcctctgcgaggagcccagaagctgccctgtGTCAGATAAGAGCCAATTTAGCTGCCTCCAAAAGGGACCCTCTGCTTTGCCCACAATGATAATTGGTGGGTGACCtgcctgtccttatctcaactctagagccctttccatcctatttctccccttttttctttcagaaggggaagtgagagagccATTGTGGTGTTCAACTGCATAgcatggtaaaaccaccacagctacATCCATAGCTCAACATGCATCAAGGCATGCAGTCCTCACTGAAAGCATTCCCTCCCACCTTGAGGCTATAACAtgcttcagttcttcatttgTGCTCTAGGTGATCGTGCTTGGCAGagggtttggactagatgatcttcaaaagtcccttccaacctcaaccattctgtgattcatttctACAGACAGTCAGCCAGGCACTGTTCAAAAGCATGATTTGGGGTAGGTAGTGGAACAACTCAACTACTTCAAAGACATGCTAAAAAGATTCCTGAAGGAATGTCAAAGCACCATGTTTCCTTGTAagaaggaaacactgaaaattcaacaaagaaaaaggattaaagTATTCTAAATCATACTGATACGTCCTGTCTAATCCGGATCCAAACACCTTCTCACCTGGTAAAGAATATTCAGTATTTGCAGAGTCTCATGCAGTCTAAGAGTAGTCTCGTGTTCAAAGAGAGGTATTTGCAACACTCCATTTTTCCTGATTAATCGATGCAGTGTGTTCTGGGAAAGCTTCTGATATATATGGACCAGATTCTTGAAAAGTGATGTGTCTAGATTTGACCACAGGcattctgtaaataaaacaacagctaGTAAGATATCCACCACAGGTAACATGCAaatgactacttttttttttttttgattaagttgcattttcccttcttatcaactgaacaaaacaaaatgcttaatTTCATAGTACAAAATCAGTAAACCTCAGATTGagaaacactgtttttcttgtgcCTGCTTTTTATGTAGTAGTCcccatatttgtatttctacCAAAAGTATTTCTTCCAGGCTGAACTCTGGAACAAATTACATCAGCAATACTATCTCTTGCTCAACAGCCCAAAATGACCAAACATTTAATCATTCAATTCCATCTACTTCAAACCCTACCAAGAGCTTTCCGGTCCTTCTGCCGGAGCCTCAAAATGGCTTTTGCTAACAGCCTGAGAGAACAGTAAGAGCTCTCATCATCTCCCTGAAGAAGGAAAGGCAAGATCAAGTAGACTCTGAAATTTTCAGGTGAGATGGGAGAGGAAGACAATGATGGCAGCAAATTCTTAATTCCATTTTGCaccttcagggaaaaaaaaaaacaacagggattaaaaatgcaattgtgTTATGCCAAAATAACCTATGAATTAGGTTAGcacagaatttctgtttcattcacAAATCTTCTTTCACACACTAGGTCTAGGATACTACCTTTAAATTCAATTCCTGAATTAGTCGGTTTTCTGATTGATTTTGGGTAACTCATTCAtccatttattttccccaatagaaaaaaagacaactttctGGGGTAATTCTGCCATCATTTCTCTTCACTGGGAAGCCTGGCAGCTTTTTGTAAAAGGACTTGTTCCCTGCACTAAGACTTTCATAAAACTTCACCTCTCCAGGATTCAGCTTCAGCAGGGACAACAAACAAACTCTTCAAGAAGCTTCCTGAAAggttggattatttttttttttcatagaatcattcaggttggaaaagacccctaggatcatctagtccaacctttaacctagtactaaagcccaccactaaaccatgctgcTAAGTTCTAAATCTAAGgcttcttgaagacctccagggatggtgactcaaccacttccctggacagcccattccaatgccacacaacccttccagtaaagaaatttctcctaatattcaacctaagcctcctctggcacaacttgaggccatttcccctcatcatatcacttggtgcttgggagaagagaccaatccccaccttgctacaacctcATTTgaggtaattgtaaagtacagtaaggtctcccctgagccttctcttctccaagagaaacaaccccagctccctcagccactcagAACAAGTCATAAGACTTCTTCTTTATACCCTTCACCTGCTTTGTTGCCCTTGTTTGGGCACACTACAGCACtgcaatgtctttcttgtagcaagaggcccaaaactgaacacagttttCAAGGTGCAGcccagagccaagtacaggggggCAATGtcttccctggtcctgctggccacactatttctgatccaggatgctgttggccttgttgaacctcatagAGCTGGCCTGATCCCATCAACCCAGCCTATCCAGAgttctctgcagagctttcctaccctcgagcagatcaacactcacgcctaacttggtgtcatcagtaaacttactgagggtacactcaatcccctcatccagatcattgataaagatattgaagaaaAGTGGCCCCAATACTGAGCCCCaggggactccactagtgaccggcctccagctggatttaactccattcaccaccactctttgggcccagccacccagtcagtttttaacccaacaaagcgtacaccagtccagGCCTTGAgctgccagcttcttcaggagaatgctgtagGAAACAGTATCATAAGCCTTACCAAAGTCTAGctagacaacatccacagcctttccctcaaCCACTGAGTACGTCACCTTGTCGCAGAAGAAGATCAGGTTCCTCAGCCTttgataaacccatgctgactgggcctgatcacctggcTGTCCTGTAAGTGCTGTAAGATAGCACTCAAGATCATCTGCTCCGTGAGCTTCCTTGGCACtgaagtcagactgacaggcctgtagtttcccagatcttccttccagcccttcttgtagatagGCATCCTGTTTACTAGCCTCTAGTCagctgggacctcccctgatagccaggaccactaataaatgatggaaagcagcttggtgAGCACTCCCACCAGCTCCttcagtaccctcaggtggacCCCATCTAGCCCCATACACTTGCATATATCTAAGTGGAGTAGCAGGTCATTAAtcatttcctcgtggattatgagggcttcattctgctccgCATCCCAATCTACCAGCTCAGGGGGCTGAATACctggagaacaactggtcttgctgataaagactgaagcaaagaaggcattaagccttttcctcatctcttatCAGTATGTTTCTCTtcacatccaataaaggatAGAGATTCTCTTTAGTccttcttttcttgtttatgtatttataaaatcatttttattgtctttaatagcaatagccagattgagctcaaattgggctttggcttttctaattttgtccccATACAGCCTCATtacatctttgtagtcctcctgagtgaccttccctttcttccaaaggtcataaaccctctttGTCTTTCCGAGCTCTAGctgcagctctctgttcagccaggccagttttctttcatgctgGCTTATCTTTCGGCACATGGGGAcggcctgctcctgtgcctttaggatttctttcttgaagagcgtccagccttcctggactcttTTGtccttcaggactgcctcccaagggactccaCCAACCAGCCTCATTACCAGGCCGAAGTCTgtcctccagaagtccaagatGACAGTTCTGGTAACCCCCTTccttacttttccaagaattgAAAGCTCTATTATTTTATGATCACTGTGCCCAAGATGGCCTCCAACCTTCACATCACCCACaagtccttttctgtttctgagcaAAAGGTCCAGCGGGCACTGTCCCTAGCTGGCTCGCTCAGTAGCTCTATCAGGAAgttatcttccacacactctagaaacctcctagactgttTCCTCTGTGCTGGGTTGTActtccagcagacatctgaTAAGTAGAAGTCCCCTATGAGAACAAGGGCTAGCGACTGCGAAACCTGTTCCAGCTCTTTGTAGATTATTCGTCTGTTTCTTCGGCCTATTTAGGCAGTCTATAACAGATGTCCACCAGGACATCTGCCTCattggccttccctctgattcTTAATCATAAACATTCAACCCTGTCATCGCCATTATTAATCTCAAGACAACCCAAACACTCCCTAACATACGGGGCTACCCCACCACTTCTCCTTCCTACCCTATCCattctgaagagtttgtagcTGTCCATTGCAGCAGTCCATTCATGAGAgccatcccaccatgtttcaCTGATAGCAACTATGTCACAGCCCTCttgctgcacaatggcttccagctccttctgtttgttgcccattgtgtgcattggtgtagatgcacttcagttgggctaGCGATCCTGCCACCTTTTGGGGGGCAGAAGCCCTGCATGACCATTCCCAGGTACTTTTGTGATTTCTAACCTGTCAATATCCCTTGTGCCTTTGGTACCACATGGTTCTCCATCCCCTACCTCAACAGGGGTGGTAGACCGATGGACCTTGCTAGCACATTGTTCTTTAACCATTGTCATATCACCCCCAGGCTTGTCTCTGTCaagcctggttttatccccttccctcccctttcaaatctagtttaaagccttaTCAGTGAGCCCTGCTAACTCCTGAGCAAAGATCCTTTTCCCCCTTAGAGACAGGTGAATGCCATCCATtgccagcaggcctggtgtcTTGTAAAATGACCGATGATCAAAAAATCCAAAGTTCTGCTGGTGACACCAGGCTTGGAGCCAGATAATGATTCGCTGACTTTTCCTGTTCCTCAACCCATCAATCCCTGCAActggagagaggggaaaacatCACCTGTACTCCTGACCTCTCAACAACTGTGTCACGAGGCCCTGAAGTCTCTTTTGATTGTCCTCAGACTTTGTCATCTCTGCGTACTTGAAAAATCACTAACAGGTAATAGTCTGAGGGCCAAACCAGGGCAAGAAGCTCTCTCTTCACATCCTTAATCTGggccctggggaggcagcagaccTCCCTATGAAGCAGGTCTGGTCTGCACATTGGGCCTTCTGTTCCCTTCAGAAGGGAGTCTCCCACAACAGTGAcgtgtctttttttcttggtgggaGCTATTTTAATGCAGGGCACAGGTCAACGTGACCTTCGTGTCACCTCCAAGCCAGATGTACCGCATTCCCCAGTGTTGCTCAGATCGACCTGCAAAGCTTCACACCTATTGTGCACGGGCACCTGAGAAGGTGAGAAGTTCCTAAGCGGATGAACCTGCTGCGCCAGGCCAGGACTTGTTGCCATTGCCCCTTATCCTCTAGGTCAGTGCATTCGGCCAGGTGGAGAGAGGACAGGGAAGCCCCTCTATTGAGTGTCCCTTCTGTCTGCTGGGCCTGTCTCAGAAAAGGTAGGGAGCAACTCCAGAAGTCTGTCTCCTCAGACTCCCTGATATACCTCAGTCTATTCACCTCTTACCATAGCAGAGGAGTGCCTCAACCTGGGCATACCTCCCACAAGCGTACTTGCTCCTGCCATACTGAACTCCCTAGGGCTGCCTTTGTTCACAGGGAAGGACAGGGGACACAACTCACTCCTGGCTCCACTCAAGCCCTGTCAGCCACTCTCGTGAGTGCTGCCGGTTCCTGGTGGCTTCCTTGATGTGAGAAACACCTTGCATGCCCTGATCCCCCACTCGGCTGCAGAACACATCTGTCCcacatttgctttgtttgtgaaAGACTGGGAAAACCTAAACCTCTGGGGAAAATAGTAGTCAGATCTAGAGCTCCTTGGTGTCCATGTAGTGAGAATTCTTATATCAAATCCTTACCTCCTGGTAGATTAATGTCTTGTTGCTGATCTTGTTATAAAAACATTGCACTTCTCTCATGTCTACACCTGAGATTTCTTTGgaagttttgaaatgtttgtctctgtcacaaagaaaaaaatcaaatgatctgttttttattactgACTGAACAGTGAAGCACCCTAACACCAGAAAATACTTAGAATTAAGCCCCAACTCCAGTGAGTACAGCTTCACCTGTTTTATAAAGATATTCTCACTGTGGTGCGTCCTCATTAATATTCTGTCATTCCCATCTTGTGTAGTGATGCACTGTTAATAACAGGCTTGCTGTATTTCACCCAAAAATGAATTGCACTTCAGTGCTGGGAGGAGCTATTATGGACTGTAATAAAGTGGGAGCTGTAATATTGCCTCACGAGATTAAAATCATCCATCAATTGTCACTATGGGATGGTCTACTACAATATGAGCTTCTACAGCAAATTTTGGTAGGAACTacaggataaaaaaataattttagttcaagcttttccttgaaaatgcaGACTTGCTTCTTGCGAATTCAGATGCAACTATTCTTCTCTACATACATAGCTTAAAATAACACTTTGTCATCAGTTTatattaagcaaatatttttatgtctatGTCAGCACACACTACCTCTTCTCCAGGAAGCTTCCATTGATGCAAGCCTCAGATGAAAAGATCAGTCTGATATTcctgagtaaaaaaaaaaaaaaaaaaaaaaaagcaaagaaaaaaaccaaaccaatccTTTCAACAAAAGTAGCAACTTCATtatttaattctgaaagaacaaaagccATGTGTACAAGGGTATATCCACCTAACCACATAAAAATTTCTTAACAACACCATATTGAGAGCTTTTACACAAGGCCTCAGTCTCTAGACTGGTTTAACTTTGTCAGCTCTTCACCAATTTAACAACCAATTCTTGCAATGAGAAGGACTGGCTCCCAAAACCAGGCAGTacatctgttctgttctttcaaaAGGGTTATCAAGGGGCTGTTGCTTATGAGCATGTGTTTTTCCTATGCAAAAATTAAGTAAGCAGTGCTGGTACGAGATATGGCCCTCGGCTAAATTCTCAAACATCAGTTCCTACAAAAGTCTtcaaagaacaatattttttagggaaaattatgtgttgggggaaaaaaaaatcaacaccagCATTCTGACTTACTTTTTTGTAGTTTCCCAGTGTTTTGGATGGGAATTAGAAATCCATGCATCCACTTTGTTCTCCTTCAGAGTTGCAATTCCATTCAAAGGATAGGAATTCTGTAGGAAATGCATGAACATGTGATGAGATTAAAGGTATAGCAgatgtgattctttttttcaagtcaaTCACTACAAGAACATTTCAgcctaaatataaataaattaatggtCATCCAGTGTGACCAAGATGCAGAAAACATAGAACAGAAATATAATTGCAATACAAGTCTGTTTCTGATGTAGGCATGAAAAGAACTGCAAAGAGACTTATCTTTAGTTGGAGCATTAAAAGCAgaatagaaaaatcaaaagcttcCAATAGTATTGTGAACAATGGTAAAACTACAAGCTGTAAACAAATATGTACATACCCTTTCCTTCAAGCAAAGGACAAtactctccttttcttctgacGTAGTTTTAATCACCTTTTGTGAGgtgttgttttctgtgaaagaatgaaaaggttTTCAAACAGTTGAAGACACAGTCATTGCTACATAGTGTTCAGTGCACAGAGGtggcatattaaaaaaaaaaaaagacagcagctgTCTATCTAAAAGTTGATTCCTTGAGGCCATTGCTCATGATGATAAATCAAATGGCAAATAGATTTACACATTGCTAGACTGTGTTTGAGACTGTCAAGCAAGCATGAGATAACAGTCTAAGCAACTAGAAGCCATCAGCTTTCTAGTGTAAACAGGAAATCAAGAAATCAAACTgaactgaagaaattaataCAGATTGTACACATCTGCAGTGTTCATTACCCTGACAGAATTTTCCATTATCCACTGGTGAATTGATGGGAAGTGGTATCAATTGATTAGCCGCTTTCTCATTTCCCAGCTGTCCTTCATCAGAACCAAATAAATAGACTTTGTCCAAGGAGGGGACATAGACCAGGGTGTGCTGtctgttcagaaaaagaaaaatggtcaGAACAAGTTAATACCACTGAGCTAGTTAGAATACAATTTACAGATATGTTTTCAGAGGGGATAGCTGAGGCTTGTCTTTAGAAGTCATGACAGTCCAGCTATAGAGTCCCTTTAACTGAAGTCATAGGACCCTTTCCTTCTATAAACatagtaaaaaagtaaaaaaatacagactcaAATTTCCTATACTATCCCCTAATGTTTGTGATTTACCCTGGTtctgcataaaaaaaattaagtgttaTGCCTTGCTagcttccttccatttttttccaagtgcaaATTCCACACTGCTGAGTCTGATTCAAAACCCAGGAAATTCAACAGGAGACTTTTTCTGTCCCAGTTCCAGAAAGGCAGAATGAAACTGGATCATTTTCACTATTGCTTGGTTCTTTCTAAGGTTCCACCCAGTCTTTTGAAGGAGATGGGAACTCGATGACTTTTCCGACTTAGCCTTTTGACAGTCTTCTGTCCTTTGGAACCCAGTACACCCTTCATTTCTTGGAAGAGCAAGAGTCAAGGACTCCTGATGGTTTTTGCAGCCCTCTCCCCCTGCTTGGCACTGGCTGAGGGTTCTGATTTCACAGGGTTTGTGGCAGAAGGGTGGCCTGATCAGGAAGATCACTGACAGAGCTGAACATACAGGGATTTGAACATATTGGTGACTTTCATCCCTGCTGTTCTTCGGTGATTCCCCTAAAACTCTGAACTCAGAAGGCATTTTATTAAGGTACTTTCCTACCTTCCACAGGCAACCTGCGAAACTCTTGCTCCCCACAGCTCAGCCACTACACGAGGTGTTAGTTCATTCCGGGTGGAGTTGTGACCAAGCtggccagcccctcctgctccaAATGTGCACACCAAGCCATCCttgaagatgaagaaacaaacaagaggaTCTCTGCATTATTAACAGCATTCAAATGGTCACCGTCAAGAGAGAGACCCAGCAAGACACAATATGCATTATGGGCCTTTACTCAAAACATCCCTCATTCAAACAGTTCACTGCTCATCAAGCCTAATCTTATGTTGTTTTTATGCCCAAATCCTTtaactcctgaaaaaaaaaaaaaattaactcctGAGAATAACTCCCTGTTGTTTAAGCATTTTATTGTATGAGTTAAACCTAGTGAATGACCTATTGCTCTCATTTGCTCACAgtatgctattaaaaaaaaaaaaaaaaaaaaggtatgtttaAAAAGTATGAAGTGTCAAACTACTTCTCTTTGCCTCAGGATTCCCGTTCACCATCTCCTTTCCTGTTCATGCAGGTGATATGAATCTGAGCAAAGGCCAATTTTCCCACTACCGCAGTTAGTATGCCTTTGGGATCATCTCCAGAATCCAATGGAAGCAAGCATTGACATGCCAATTTCTCTGTGTTGAGTTTTAGCAGTGTATCTTTTCTCCCAGCATTTCTCAGATGCTGAGTTTCAATTTCAGATTCACCTTGGAGAGAACTGCAGTATGATCTGCCCCACATGAGATAAATACAGTCTTCCAGTGCTCTAATGCTTCAATGTATGATGGGTAGTCCTTGtctgggaagaaaatacagcataGCTAAAGTGAAAGCATACTGGAGTGTAGAAATAAAGatttagaaaatactttttttttggcattttacaGTCCTATCTTACAgcaattcaaatattttatgacTTGGTTTCAAGTTGTTTTCTACCCTCCACTATAACATTCTCTTTATCATAATGTTCTGTCTGGTTCATagttttttctctgttcagttACACTAGGtctgaaacaaaatgcaatacTTTCACATTTGTTTGATTGAAAAGGTGCTTGGCctcaaaaatattctgattttcaaGGAGTTGAACATATTTCAACAACTTCAGGTTCTGTCCTGTGGCCAAGGCAACTCTGCTCTTGCCTTCTAAGTCTGAAGACAAATGGGtgacattaatttatttttcaccttatcttcacagaaaattaaagaaggcaaagaggtataaaatgaatttctttcatGCAGGTTGGCTGGAAAGAGACATATGGTTTTACGAGCCCAGACTACCCACTTGGCCACATAAAATGGTGACAAAATGATCTGTAGATATATAACACCTAAATCCCTTGACCCTTCGTGCATTTTTTGGTCAGGATGCAATAGCTTcgaaaacaaaaaacttatcTAGATATACTTGCTTCCAAAGTCCCTACCACCCACTGCTGTTCCAAAGAGATTTGGCATTCTAGAACAATTCCTGTGTGCGGAAAGTTCACTGAGCAGGAAAATACCTTTCTATTGCTTTGctctcaaactgctttctttccttaccTTCCGTGTGTCCGAGTCCCAGCTGTACCCAAAGTCGTTCTTTCCCCAGGAGTACACGGCTCCAGAGAGTGACACAGCAATGCTGtgagctcctccagcagcaatTTGAGCAAGTGGGATGCCCTTTAGTCCTTTCACCAGCTGTGGTTTGGGGGTGAGTGTGACTTGTCTCCCCACTCCAAGCTGTCCATAGGCATTCTGGCCCCAGGTAAAGAGCTCACCTCCTTCACACgtggaacaaaaagaaaaacagctctgtgTCAGGATTCCCTTGAGTCTTTGTACTTTGGGAGTGGGGAGTGAGAATCAGTGCTGTTTTCAGAGATCTAGCTCCTAAGTGCTAGGAGTACATCAGCGGCAAAAGCCAAATCTCCCTGTCTGCTTCTGCCCCCTTCAGGCCAGTGCCATGCTGCCTATGTGACTCATCACAGCAAGTAATAAAAGCAGGGTGTTTGCCTCTATCGCCGTACTTTTATGAACCAGAGAAGAGCTCAAACTTTAAAACGTCCAGGTCTGGTGAGCGTAGGGCAGGGCAGCCACGTTTGCTCTCCACAACGCACCTTTGAGGAGGGGTAGTGCTAAGGAATTGGAAGAAAGAACTGCAGGTCCCTGAGAGCTGGGAAGGAAGGGCGGTGCTGACAGAGAGCACAGTTTGTGTCACCTATCCATTGCTCATTACTGATGGTGTCACTAACTAACTGGACACAGTTCAGGGTCTCCCTTCTGAGCAAGCCTGTCAAATGGCACTCCCATTTGGAGAAAAGGTGTGCATAAAAGAGACTAACTCTGGACAGTGCCATGGAGTGATGGTCCCCACAGGCTATTTGAACAATTTCTCGGTTTCCCAGTTCTTCCACCAGCCTACgaagataaggaaaaaataccaaatCAAAACAGATGCTGTGCCATGAGACTAAGTAAAAGAAAGAGGATCCTCTGCTCACCACGTCCTAGGATGTTTAGCAGTATTTTACATAGTATTACATAGAAAAATATTGGTCATATCTCAGTTGATTCACCCTGCTCTTATACTAGCCTCCTTCAGCTTCACTAACTGATTTGATTGTGGTTTGCACCAGAGGAAGCTGAAGAGAAATCAGTCTCATCCCTGGACAACTAGCAGCAAAATTCCATA
It includes:
- the LOC118244434 gene encoding LOW QUALITY PROTEIN: probable E3 ubiquitin-protein ligase HERC3 (The sequence of the model RefSeq protein was modified relative to this genomic sequence to represent the inferred CDS: deleted 2 bases in 1 codon); protein product: MALSRGGELFTWGQNAYGQLGVGRQVTLTPKPQLVKGLKGIPLAQIAAGGAHSIAVSLSGAVYSWGKNDFGQLGLGHTEDKDYPSYIEALEHWKTVFISCGADHTAVLSKDGLVCTFGAGGAGQLGHNSTRNELTPRVVAELWGARVSQVACGRQHTLVYVPSLDKVYLFGSDEGQLGNEKAANQLIPLPINSPVDNGKFCQENNTSQKVIKTTSEEKESIVLCLKERNSYPLNGIATLKENKVDAWISNSHPKHWETTKKNIRLIFSSEACINGSFLEKRDKHFKTSKEISGVDMREVQCFYNKISNKTLIYQEVQNGIKNLLPSLSSSPISPENFRVYLILPFLLQGDDESSYCSLRLLAKAILRLRQKDRKALECLWSNLDTSLFKNLVHIYQKLSQNTLHRLIRKNGVLQIPLFEHETTLRLHETLQILNILYQVNTRAGFRLQENNFYVSEVKKIIKWLFNMKQFMIFQRSLGMLTKYPCIFDMHDKILVHYLECNSLYTCCNFLGWIYEKPYILAVRREHLLDDIRHHLITAQNDQFSRNLKVLFVGEEGRDDGGLSQELFAIAARAFSDPRSGAFRHFSSRLVWFPSQVPSHDNTFVLIGTLFGMALYNKCHAPFPFPSALFKKMLNITPTLEDLRELMPAVARNLQNILNEESEDELESQHMTFVQLEEGGSVVELKENGTNIPVTKHNRKEFVDLYVNYIFNESVRKPFEDFMQGFLRGCPARSWKMFLPVELQVVLLGHATYNWRLLQKNVMYGGYQESHQTIKNFWTVFFKLPEEKKKKFLAFLSGSDRIPASGLEYFSFAIQDPGWENPDNFFPLANTCSHILFLPRYSSKEILEKKFLCAIEHDEGFAFK